AGCCCCTGAAAATTGATGATATTATAGATCAGGAAGTCCAGCATTTGTCCGGTGGTGAATTGCAGAGAGTAGCCATCGTCTTAGCTCTGGGTCTGCCAGCAGACATCTACTTGATTGATGAACCATCCGCCTACTTGGATTCTGAGCAGCGTATTATCTGCTCTAAGGTCATTAGAAGATTTATCCTGCACAACAAGAAAACTGCGTTCTTGGTAGAGCACGACTTCATTATGGCCACCTACCTGGCTGACAAGGTTATCGTTTTCGAAGGAACACCATCTAAGAATGCGTACGCCAGAACTCCTGAAAGTTTATTGACCGGTTGCAacaggtttttgaagaatctAAATGTCACTTTCAGAAGAGACCCCAATTCCTTCAGACCTAGAATCAACAAACTTGATTCGCAAATGGATAAAGAACAGAAGTTGTCTGGCAACTACTTTTTCTTGGATAACACGGGTGTGTGATTCCCATCCATTGTACATTACGCTTTCACCTTATTTATAACCTGCATAGCACTATTTACGAACCACTAATGGCGCTTTTTAATCAATGAGGAGAAACCGGTTCATTTCGCTCTGAGGTACCTCTGTACTTCTGGTTCGCATGCTAACATTTCAAATCTCCAACCTTTGTTTTATGCTTTTGTTTCATAAATTATTGTTGCATTTCGGCATGTCTGTGACCATATACATGTTGAAGCCTACGAAAGCTCGATAAGAAAACAAGTCTCGGAGAACACCAACAGCGACTAAAACTCGTGCGTAAGGTTTAGAAGTGGCATATAGGATGGCTAGTTAACCACTGGTAACAAAATAAGTAGTCAACACTAGCACATCTAGCATTACCGAGTAAGTGTCACAACTGCTTGCCTGCTCAATTATTTTAATCGTACTTGTAATTCAGAGTTTTATGCTCAATCCATTAAGCAGCCAAAATACTTCGAGAATTTATGACGCTAAAAGAGCAGACACATTTCGAAGTAGAAAGCGTAAACGGGTAACTGGAAACCAGCTTAATTGACGCTGAACTAATGTTAAATGTGTCCTTTTAAATGATGCATCTCAGGCCTCAAGGTTCTGGGTGGCTGAAACAGGGCCTTATACCTAACTTAAATGGAATTAGGCCAGAAATTCGAAGCACGAATGGAGGCGCCTGAAGATATAAGGGCCACTTGCTACTGAATTTTGTCCTCACCGAATGTATTTTATTTCGATAGGAAATAACCGAGGCAGGAACTTGATACCAATCCTGCTGCAATTGTTTGGCATTAGTATTTTTTATTAACTTCGGTCACATTTCTCACTAGCTCATCAAGGTAGGAATCTTCTAGCTCATGCAAAGGCTCCTCCAGGGAATTAGAAAGCTCTGAGAGTGCTGAATAAAGTTTTAGGAGATACTCTTGGTTGTGCCCGCTAAGGCCTGCCGAGAACCGAATGACATTGGCAGTCACTTTAATGTCTTCAGGCCCGACGAACGAGTCATTGTCGACGATGCCGATATACACGAGCGTCTTCAAGACCCGCTTACCAGTCCTAGGATGTTTAGGAAGCAACTCTAAAGCCTTCTGGAGCTCTGGCTCATTTATACTAGCTGTTTCGAGGTGCGCTTCGACTCTTTGTACGGTGTAGCCATCTTGTTCACGCACATCCAAAAATCCGagagcttgttgagcaTTTTCTGGCGGTATGTAGTATGCAACAGCAAGCGTACGCAAGTCTTCTGGCTTCGAGAATTCCCGCTGTCTGTACCGCATGCTGTCTTTTAGGAATTCGGGTCTTTCATGGATGTCTTTGAATGGGATCAGCGTCGCAACCCTCCCGGGCTTTTCTGGCGTGCCCCGGTGATCAGCGGAACTCTGCCAAAACCTGCGCTTGTAGCCATATATAACGCTCGGAACCCGGTATTGGTAATGAGGAGGAGGTTTATAGATCAGAGATCCATAGCCTAGAACCCAGACGCCGTCATCCTGTGTCATTACGAACCTTTGGTTTTCACTGTAAAGTATATTTAAACCAAGAAGTTGGCCAGAAAAAAGACTTCATAATCCGCCGCCAAGACTATATCGTTGAACAGAGCATACAAAGACAGAAATTTGGAGGAGGAAGCGCCTGACGTCTACTGAACAAAACTTAGGAAAATGTAGGGCTAGACTGCCAACATTTTCTTCCCTCTTTTGAGAACTCGCCTTGAGTGCTGTTCATTGCTGTATCCGTTCCGCCCTCTTTAAAGTGTTGTAGAGCCTGAACAAAGCATTTCTGGCGGCATCTAGGATACTTTAGGAGCCAACCTTGTCGAAATTCAGAATGGTTGCATCCTTGGTACAAGTCAGCTTGCTTGAGTGGCACAGCTGTAGTGACCAACAAAACGTTGTTTGCATTATAAAGATGCTCATATAATACGAGTGAGACACTGCCAAGCTTTATCTTCACAAAGTTTGCCATCAACAATCATAAGATCGCGGCCGTAGAACAATTGATAAGTTTCTAAACTTTTTGTAAGACCCTTATAAAGTCTTTCAGCTAGAACAGCCATACATGTTATACCTTCACTGCTGGCGCCCCCGTACTCCATAAAAGCGGCAAACACGCGGGCGAGGATCTAGTATCTAGCAGGAAATTGGAAAATGAAGGCAGCTGTCAATTTAATTCGATTTCACACCTCAAAGATTCTAGACAGTTTCCGACCAAAGAGCTCGTGTTTTCGGAGAATTTGAAGTACCTATTGTAACCTCAATGTACCTTGGTGCGTCAGCAACCGCTTGCCAGCAAAATCAAAGTTACCAGTTTCCATCTCATAATTGCGGCTAAGCCCTTTCGTCCAAATTCCTGGCCTTAATATGTGGCGGAGTTAGTCTGATATGGGATCGCTCGAATATCGTTCAGATATTTTCCTTTCCTCAACGGTTTCTTCATATATTTGCATCACATGCTAGCTCTAGCATCATATAAAGAAAGAGTCCGATTTTTGAGCGTCTCGATATTTGCAAGCAGTTTGACTTTTAAATCAGAGCACATTTGATTCTTGGGTTGGATGACGCTAAAGTGAATTCTCAActttaaaaaaataatTACCTTTTTCCAGATAGTCTAATGGAACAAAAGTCATCGATTATTAACCCTGACAATTGATGCTTCTTAACCTATGCTTAGAGAAAACGTTCATGCTTTTTTTAGCCTAAGCTTATATGATTTGCGCAGCCAGTTTGTCCTGCGAAGGAGGttcaatgaaaagctttttaaAGTACCAATATCTGCCCGAAGCAACGTAGCTCacttttgatttttttaTATATCACAACTAGGTGTGATTTACGGAAAGCGGTCTTCCATAATGCCCAGTGTATACTGTGCAGCGTTAGATCTTGAGAGATCCTCTAAACATTAATTATTACTATAGATACAGTCGTGGgactctttgaaaagaattcCAACTAAATACCTCTTCGACATTAGTGCCTGCTATTTTATAAGACATGAAAGAACCAGGAAAGAAGAATATTTTCAACACGTTTCCTGTAAATAATGAAAAATTGAGCAACCTTATTCCTGTGTTCGATAGCTCAGATCCATGTATCTCCTACTCAAGTTCTACCAAGTTGCATGAAGCGCTAATAATTTTGTTAACATCATATCCTTTCTAGTCCGCCATTAACCTCAGTCTGATTACTATAGAGTTACAAATTCAGAAGTTCCAGCGGGTGATCAAACAAGAAGGCGTGATCTGTCAGGAATTCTATAACAGCAAGATTCTAGATCACGTGGGAATGAAGGGCGCTAACATTAATTTGCCTTTTAGAAAGTTCATCACGTACTCGTCCAACCGCCATCGCTCAACTCGGTATGGGTCAGCTACCTGAGGAGTATTTTGATCTAGTGCGAGAAGCAGTCAGGGAAGATAAAAGGGTACCGGCCAGAAAAAAGCGCCGCCTTCTGCGATATGACACTAAAGATGTCACAGGCCCTGCAAACGTTGTTATAACACTAGATTCTGAAAGCGAGCATGAGAACAGAGAGAGGTCCAGTAGTCCAAAAGGTGGTATATCTGGATCTTCTACCTCAGAAGGTGACTTTGCTGAGGACGATGATTTCAACTCTGACGACTTCGAAGATGTGACGGACCTGGAGGGTCCAGAGCAAACTCCGCAAGCTGACGTCTCAATTACCTTGAACacgtcaaagaaagaaagTAAGCCTCGATCCAAAAATCTCATTTCTAATGAGGACAGAAAGTTCAGAAGATACTTTCACATGTTTCATTTACTTGCGCTTCTGGTGCATGCACATATTAGAAATCAGTGGTTAAATGATCACAAGCTTCACGCCAAGCTCTCGAAATTAGTTCCGGATGATGTCTTCGAAATGCTCCACCCCAAGAAGGACAATGAGCTACCTCTTAGAAGCACAAGAAAATTGCTCGATGGGCTCAAAAAATGTATGGAAATATGGTGGAAGCATTTTGACCAGATCACCAGATGGGAAACACCAGGAATGAACATGATCGAATGGAAGGAGTTAGACGGCCCTTGGGAACAGCCAGCTCGCTTTATGTCGCAAAAACTATTCAGCAAGAAAGTTGCACATGGTAAAGGTAGTTCGGATGTCGCTGCGCAAGGTTTTGTGGCAATGTTGAGAGCGTGCGGAGTTAATGCTCGGTTAATTATTAACGCCCAGCCACCAGATTTTACGGATAACAAAGTTAGTATGCCTGGCAACGTCAAGCATGCGGGTGAATACTTGGAAGACTCCAGTAGTCGTCCGCTGCCGCGGAGGCgacaaaacaaaaaagagaaggacAGCGATGCCAAAAGGTACTCTATATTTTGGTGTGAAGTTTGGGACAAGGCCTCGAAAAAGTGGATCACAGTTGACCCAATGGGACAAAGGATTATAGAGCAGATCCGGTACAAAACGACTCTTGAACCTCAAGGAAAGGCCAGGAGGAATAATTTGTTTAGATATATTATTGCATTTGATCGCAAGCAGGGATGCAGGGATGTTACCAGAAGGTATACAACGCACTTCAACTCGAAAACTCGCAGACGGCGAATAACTAGAGATTTAGAAGGTGAAGAATGGTTTAGAAGAATTTTAGCAAAACTACATCGGCGTAAAAGGACACGCActgatgattttgaagatgcATACTTCCAACAAAGAGATGAGACTGAGGGTATTCCTGATAACATGCAAGATCTTAAAAACCACCCTTACTATGTTCTACAAAACGATCTCAAGTGGAACGAAGTACTTAAAAGTGGTTGTAAGGAGTGCGGGTTTCTAAGAACTAAAAATAACACATCTAGCTTAAAGGTTTTTCGGCGATCTGATGTGCTAGTGCTCAAGACAGCCCGAACTTGGTATACTGAAGGTCGCGTTCTGAAGACAGGCGCAGCTGCTCTCAAAACGACAAACTCAAGAGACTTCAGGACTGGGGAAACCACAGAAGAGAGATTGTACTCTTTTGATCAGACTGAACTGTTTGTTCCAGAAAACCTTGGACCAAATAACGAAGTACCTACCAACGTTTACGGCAATATTGACGTCTATGCGCCCAACATGATTCCTCAAGGTAGTTGCCTCATCGAAAGTCCTGTAGCTGTCAAGGCGGCAGCCCTTCTTGGAATCGAATTCGCTAAAGCGGTCACAGGtttcaaatttgagaagcgcTCAGCAAAGCCTCAATTCACAGGAATTGTTGTTGCTCAAGAATACCAGGAGGCTGTTGAAAGCATGATTGACGGGGTTGAGTATTCACAAGAAGAGGACAAGAGACGCGAGCATGAGCTCGAGTCTCTTCAGTACTGGAATCTATTTCTAGCAAAACTGAGAATAAAGCAGAGACTGAATAAAACCCATGGGAAGGTCATTTCTGGAGACCAACACGCCGAAAGTGGTCACTCAGCAGGGGAACTTGGGGGCAACAATGATGTAGAGGTTGCTGAAGatgattcttttgaagctggaggGTTTATGCCAGAAGCTGATGGTAATATGCCAGACGCCGGTGGGTTTATACCAGACGCCGAGGGAAATATATCAGAGGCTGGAGGATTTGTAGCAGAAGCTAGTGAACTTCCTGCTGAGGCAGGCACGTTTGGTTTTGAATCTAATGAATTAGTATCTGGCGTTGATGACCCTAGCAATGGTGGAGAAGGCTTTTTACCTGAAGAGAATGAAATGGCCGAGGGTTGTAATGAAATAGGAGGCGACGATCTTGAGGTTTCCACTAACTTCAATCGCAGCCTCCCTCGGTCCTCAGAGTTTGATGCGGGCTTGTCAAGAGTTGAGAATGAACAAAAGCCAACGAGCGATGGAATGGACGACGATTACGAAGAATTCATGAAAGATATAAACTTTGAAGACGAACAGGGGCTGTCAGCTCAAGACGACTCTGATTTTAGTTACGAGTCTGAATGAAGGCCTAGAATCTGACAAAGGTATGGCCTACATACTACATTACTTCCGTAAAAGCTATAAAAACTGGAATCGGGAAACAATTATGCAATCGCTTCTGAAGAGAACGTGTAATTAACTATTGGCTTCTTCGACTAATCTTGATGTTAGTAGAACGCTCGGGATGGAGTTTCATTTCTGTTAAGGCTCCCACTATCTCGATCCAAAGCGCTTTATATGTTGACTTTGTTCTATTTCCACACTATTTAAAAATTTAGAACACACAGTTTACAACTTTCTTGGTAAAAGAGAAGACACATGCCGAACACTCAAAATAGAAGAAGTTCACTGCAGATaaaagaagagatctttTATTATCAATGAGTTTTCTTGCAAAGCTCTCACAGCTTAGAAAGAAGCCTGCGACCAAACCAGGCGAGAAGACCATGGATAAAT
The Lachancea thermotolerans CBS 6340 chromosome G complete sequence genome window above contains:
- the GCG1 gene encoding gamma-glutamylcyclotransferase (similar to uniprot|P32656 Saccharomyces cerevisiae YER163C Hypothetical ORF); amino-acid sequence: MTQDDGVWVLGYGSLIYKPPPHYQYRVPSVIYGYKRRFWQSSADHRGTPEKPGRVATLIPFKDIHERPEFLKDSMRYRQREFSKPEDLRTLAVAYYIPPENAQQALGFLDVREQDGYTVQRVEAHLETASINEPELQKALELLPKHPRTGKRVLKTLVYIGIVDNDSFVGPEDIKVTANVIRFSAGLSGHNQEYLLKLYSALSELSNSLEEPLHELEDSYLDELVRNVTEVNKKY
- the RAD4 gene encoding Rad4p (similar to uniprot|P14736 Saccharomyces cerevisiae YER162C RAD4 Protein that recognizes and binds damaged DNA (with Rad23p) during nucleotide excision repair subunit of Nuclear Excision Repair Factor 2 (NEF2) homolog of human XPC protein); this encodes MGQLPEEYFDLVREAVREDKRVPARKKRRLLRYDTKDVTGPANVVITLDSESEHENRERSSSPKGGISGSSTSEGDFAEDDDFNSDDFEDVTDLEGPEQTPQADVSITLNTSKKESKPRSKNLISNEDRKFRRYFHMFHLLALLVHAHIRNQWLNDHKLHAKLSKLVPDDVFEMLHPKKDNELPLRSTRKLLDGLKKCMEIWWKHFDQITRWETPGMNMIEWKELDGPWEQPARFMSQKLFSKKVAHGKGSSDVAAQGFVAMLRACGVNARLIINAQPPDFTDNKVSMPGNVKHAGEYLEDSSSRPLPRRRQNKKEKDSDAKRYSIFWCEVWDKASKKWITVDPMGQRIIEQIRYKTTLEPQGKARRNNLFRYIIAFDRKQGCRDVTRRYTTHFNSKTRRRRITRDLEGEEWFRRILAKLHRRKRTRTDDFEDAYFQQRDETEGIPDNMQDLKNHPYYVLQNDLKWNEVLKSGCKECGFLRTKNNTSSLKVFRRSDVLVLKTARTWYTEGRVLKTGAAALKTTNSRDFRTGETTEERLYSFDQTELFVPENLGPNNEVPTNVYGNIDVYAPNMIPQGSCLIESPVAVKAAALLGIEFAKAVTGFKFEKRSAKPQFTGIVVAQEYQEAVESMIDGVEYSQEEDKRREHELESLQYWNLFLAKLRIKQRLNKTHGKVISGDQHAESGHSAGELGGNNDVEVAEDDSFEAGGFMPEADGNMPDAGGFIPDAEGNISEAGGFVAEASELPAEAGTFGFESNELVSGVDDPSNGGEGFLPEENEMAEGCNEIGGDDLEVSTNFNRSLPRSSEFDAGLSRVENEQKPTSDGMDDDYEEFMKDINFEDEQGLSAQDDSDFSYESE